A genomic region of Nerophis lumbriciformis linkage group LG28, RoL_Nlum_v2.1, whole genome shotgun sequence contains the following coding sequences:
- the LOC133570828 gene encoding thiol S-methyltransferase TMT1A-like, with product MTSWLLKTCRLLCLCVTLPLRLLDVLGLRAAYKRLFPRLMYNMTFRYNDLMHSEKRQLFRNVNTFANRDGTLRLLEIGCGSGANFQFYPYGCTVLCADPNPHFDTYLRRSMDANKHLTYEAFLVLPAEDMREVEDASVDVVVCTLVLCSVQDVKKVLQEVRRVLKTGGAFYFMEHVVSSPSTWTHFLQHTLEPLWLYIVDGCIITRATWKDLESAGFSQVNIKHLEAPISPVIRPHIQGYCIK from the exons ATGACTTCTTGGCTTCTGAAGACTTGCAGGCTGCTTTGCTTGTGCGTCACTTTACCTTTGCGCCTCCTGGATGTGTTGGGTTTACGCGCGGCGTACAAACGTCTCTTCCCCCGGCTCATGTACAACATGACGTTCCGGTACAACGACTTAATGCACAGCGAGAAGAGACAACTCTTCAGGAACGTCAACACGTTTGCCAACCGCGACGGAACGCTTCGCCTGCTTGAGATCGGCTGTGGCAGCGGCGCCAACTTCCAGTTTTACCCGTATGGTTGCACCGTGCTCTGCGCCGACCCCAACCCGCACTTTGACACCTACCTGCGGAGGAGCATGGACGCCAACAAGCACCTGACCTACGAGGCCTTCCTGGTGCTCCCTGCAGAGGACATGAGGGAGGTGGAGGACGCGTCTGTGGACGTCGTGGTGTGCACGTTGGTGCTGTGTTCTGTCCAGGACGTCAAGAAGGTTCTGCAGGAAGTTCGGCGTGTGCTGAAAACA GGTGGAGCTTTCTACTTCATGGAACATGTGGTGTCAAGTCCCTCCACCTGGACACATTTCCTGCAACACACACTTGAGCCTTTGTGGCTCTATATTGTAGATGGATGCATCATTACGAGAGCGACATGGAAAGATCTGGAGTCAGCTGGCTTTTCTCAAGTCAACATTAAACACTTGGAGGCTCCAATCTCTCCAGTGATACGACCACATATCCAGGGATATtgcattaaataa